Part of the Carassius auratus strain Wakin unplaced genomic scaffold, ASM336829v1 scaf_tig00011646, whole genome shotgun sequence genome is shown below.
ACAAAACCTAACCAACAGAAATTAAGAAATCAAGTGATACAGACTTACTCTGCGATAGTTTTTTTCCGCTTTATTCTAGTTGAATGTATGATAAAGGAGATTCGAGCCCCTCTTTGTCTCACTTCAGTGCTCCACACCCATTTCCCCAAATTCACTGCCTTTCTTTCCTTCTCCATCTGACCAGAGAGGGGGGTGTAAGAATGTGAATGTGACCAAACTGTTTAAAATAGCTGGACTAAGATATATAACTTGAAATATATTTCTTTAGCctatagagctcgggcgtagacgttatggaatggtgcattgtgggtaacggcggccattttagaggcatcgcaaagcaggtttgtaataagataatagccagtctccagaaaaagttatagaacgtgacaaaaaaagttgcctatacctatacggacaaacttaataatgaagccaaacaacgctacttaaaaaaagaggttgtaggcggaatcgatccctatgaacacatgaaagtttaccaagcctccgtttccctgataatttatcctaccgggtctgtggagtgagcgcttacacctccgatcaatttaaaaatgtcactttcactttttaaaaagtcactggaggctcacctgcagatcacaaatggatctgcaaattaaacgtggagaaaacaatctttctcactaaggaaatgttaacattaaccaagcatcagtggtgacacacacacacacacttatcagattctgcgagctatgaagcttgtctatgcgggtttgttacacttcaggagtaattactcacctatcatacttgcaaaaatccactgttttcctccggtagttctgtaatccggtataatattgacgaacattcacctcagacacaacccaccattcaccaaaacaagacgcttaacttcctattttgaagttcgttccagtttttttatttatttttttaaacaagttgttcaaatttgttaaatacagtcagcacaaaaatatcaaaaagcaaattaagttcaggattgggtcaaaagaaaatgtttaaacaaaaaatacagacactaaactgactcccttactggccaaaaactagagaaagcgtaatgtgtttgtgtctgagtttgtgtgtgcgtatgtgagagagagagagagagagagaccatacacaacatgtctcaccataactatgtattataattagtgctgtcaaaattagcgcgttaacgcattcgattaatttgaaatatttaacgcgttaaaaaaaaataacgcaattaacgcggttgcagttttttttatttctagttgtggcctatgtgtgttcaacgtgcaaagaaatatggataagaccaaggaaggacttttagacggaaagtttcagtataaaactctgccggattactcttcagtctgccacaagaaacagcaacattaaaatcatgaactcaaatgtcattgtttaaaaaaaaaaaaaaaatgactgtaacagtgcgtaaatcagacctttctgtaacgataacgttaataagcttaaacgaaaataacaaaataattgtgtagcggagtattttttgtacacagtgccgcgaactgtcaatcactcctgtacgcgtgcatcactgtcctcctcagctgcagcaacttgcgctctctctcttcatcaagctttaaaacaaaaaggggacaaaaagatcatattgtctttgtgcatgggctatagattaattagataaatgaatatctaaatttgtgccttgccgtctacggtatttttttagaacttagaaaaaagatgctgcagccaatgaacagccagtgggggctgcaggacgactcaacctccgcagacagtttttaatgtttatcagacaataaatactcaagattttgctgtTTTTGTATAACTCACAAcaagtttcacacaccttctccggccacgttgagttgttgacacttaacagtgggaaagcgacacatgcgctattcacttgtgtaacttaagggtgaatgggtaatgtagtttctgctctgggtgggatgaattaggaagcttgcattgtgaagggcgctctgaaaatcggcagtgcaggtaaaagattaaaacctctattaaaacagatgtccaaatgagcgtaccggtacgctacaagcacgttctgggcgcactgggaaattcaaatgatacttacatgtctgtgtttttatttctgtaataaatatggctttcaagccaacagttaatttggaggatattgatggtttattgcaggtatgttgtttacatgagaaaatctgtgttacaaagttaaacaaaaattccaataaacaatcatattttgaatttaaatagtttctttgtcttaagtttacattcattatttacattttacatttacatatccaaaaagtttcagtcttttaattgcgattaatcgcgattaatcgcgattaattttaaaaaattgtgcgattaattagttaattttttttaatcgattgacagcactaattataatattatcgaaggtgatggtttccctccgtacagcggcgacccaagccatctgacgcctcttggtgatttcagacaccttgtgttttttttcccaagtaggtaaatgttgaaaactaatatgattcacgaggcgtttgccctgtcgatcatgaaaccgattacagcagttcacaatacagcaatactgaaccatttcccaaaaaataatcaaaattaatgaccaaatgaccaacgttacctaatgcctactatacagtacatctacttctgtaccgcgactcccacaatgcattgcgacgtgacgcaacgatcccgacctcttTACTCACATTATCCTGACCATAAAATGTTTCACCCcctccccctaaaaaaaaaaaaaaaagatcgttTCAACGGCTTACTAAAGATACATCATTTGGATATTTTCATGTCCGGGACGAAATTGGGGATTAAACCGGTTACGTAAATAATGTTACATATTGAGGGCATGGTGCTAAACAAGGGGAGAACACTCCGTTTAGACAATCTAATGATATAAGAGTTAGCCGAATCATGGTAAAAACAGGATGTATCGTGCGATCATAAATCTGCACACAGCactccctggtggtctagtggttaggattcggcgctctcaccgccgcggcccgggttcgattcccggtcagggaacaGTTGCTTTTTACATTCgatagaaaacaaaatatctaTTTCTTCTTGTATTAAGAATCAAGGGTTACTGAAATGGATTAGCGTGAATACATTGAAGATATTGATTTGATTTGTCgatttgagtccatgtgaaaaagtagcataatttacatatgatttacagtttattttaataaatattaaacattatattcaattgtgcattatagctgacacctagatgaacagttacagttgtttttatgactgtaagtcattctcctcaaattctactgacgttagaaaagtgtataccaatatcgcatgtaactttagagacggtccctaaatttgagactctccaACGCCAAGACAACTTTAtgtccttttcttctttctcttttcggcACCAGAGGGATACATCCTGTTTGTGACATGACTTATCGTTTATTACAGTGACGCTCACATGCGCGAATTATCAATGCACGCGAGGAGTCTATGCGCAATTGCACATGACTCAAACgctagcagacacagcagcagttgtCGGTAAATACGAATTTTCTTgtcttgaattattcatttattcgttttttattcattcattcatttatatcacttgtttaagttatttaattgtaaaaaaaaacaaaaaaaaacaaacaaacaaaaaaaaaacacatgattgGGGGGCCCCCTGACCACTTATGCCTCGGGCCGGTGTTCTGTCAATTTGTCCTACGATTTTtacctacctcccactaaaacagtggatagtacaattccacaacgaaaaatgctactgtaaagtcaTGGTTTATTAACGtatacacctaccacaaccctaccGGCCCAAATCAATAGTCACAGGTCATTTCGAGTTCTAGCGTACGCGTACACAGCgctccctggtggtctagtggttaggattcggcgctctcaccgccgcggcccgggttcgattcccggtcagggaacagttattttttacagtcgctggaaaacaaaatatgtatttcttcttgttttatgaATCAATGGTTATTGAAATGGATTAGCGGGAAATTGAATACATTGATTTGATTCGTCACTGTGATAATTACGAACACGTAACCAAAATAGAAGCTACatgcagggccgcgggaagtaattttgaacagggggtgcagttaattttatttattttttttgacaaaaaacctatgagcctataggcctatttaaaatacattttaaaaataaatacattgagatttactactttattgtcatatacacttcaatgcacagggtctgaaacacacagacatcagttctcagatatgcgcaatgccttattaatctgaagcagaagcagaatcagaaataatagtttaataatcgaaagaaaacgaaataattactttcattacaatttcagatagcctatacatacatgcaacttatttagatacaacaaataatattacaacaaaatataatattaatcaaacttcacaataaagCTAAAACAAAGCAATCGATTCAGCTAAAATGGTCAGCTTGCTTGAGTCattgcacgtttatgtcacacgcaactctattaactccaaaatctttttacgcacacaaggaaataatctctgactatttaagcaatttgtttattgaacagttctccacatccattacgcaaaaaacaaacgcacagtataaagctttctgtctccatcttcaacctttttacacaaaccataaggaaataatctccgactatttaaacgttatttaacagttctccacaacctttacgcaaagaacacacgaacgaaataatactctccatccccaccaccttccaaaaatactatagtatactacttacaattgcttggctagtcaaagctgatcccacacttgttgccaaaaaaataaatgttactagcgcggcagcaccatgctcttacctgagctacatgcaggcggggtgccctggttacaggtgtccaaatgtcgaggtgcgctgtattatataaagatggatgtattctgcatggaacgagcgggaaacctcgttactcggcgaccaaacctgcctgcctgacgttgacaacgtaacttccgaacctgtgttgattaggcctcaaaatatgaaattaaaatccaaaatatacgtaatagactgcgtgtgtcaaaatcattttctaaaatattcataaggaatttataaattgtgcaaaatacttcaataggcctacatttttttttatctccctctcgtcactagggggtacTGCAgtacccccagcacccccacttcccgcggccatgcctACATGTGTTAAATAGCGGGGCTaagatatataataattttgatgaCATCAGAAATATGATATTTCTTTAGCCTATACTCATATTATCcttaccataaaataaaaaaaataataaataataataataaaaatgtattgattgTTTCAATGGCTTACTAATGACACATCATTTGGATTCATGTCCTTGACGAAATAAGGGATTAAACCGGTTACGTAAATAACGTTACATATTGAGGGCAGGGAGCTAAACAACTTGGACAACAATAATAGGACTGTGCACTGACATATAATGAGAATAAAGGGAGAATACTCCAGTCAGACAATCTAATGATATAAGAGTAGCCGAATCGTGGTAGGATGTACATAATCAGGATGCATCTTGCGCCTGTGAGTCAAGAGTGACAGGTCATTTCGAGTTCTAGCGCACGCGCACACAGCgctccctggtggtctagtggttaggattcggcgctctcaccgccgcggcccgggttcgattcccggtcagggaacaGTTGCTTTTTTACAGTggctggaaaacaaaatatgtgtttcttcttgttttatgAATCAATGGTTACTGAAATGGATTAGCTGGAAATTGAATACATTGATTTGATTTGTTACTGTGAGATTTACGAACACACATCCAAAATAGAAGCTACATGTGTTTACTGAAAAATGCAAACAgtcaaaatttttattattattattattatttttttttttttaaccatgtacAACAACTACAAATGTATGCATACTGCAAGAGGTGTTACCAAAACTAAATAGGTAAATTTAGAATTTACGAGTTGTGTTCTTTTAGTATCAGTGAGAGATAAtattgtttttgtccatatttttaattagatgattttctgatttcatgtttaaatttacttgttaattttgttaagcttttgtcattattgtttttagttttagttgtttttaagtatgtttagaactaaattaaaatgagaattgAGGCCTCGgaaattaactattttttttttcttctttttttcttctctattttctagttgagatttattttattcagtaagaaAATTTTCTTATAGTTTTGGTTTTAGctttaattaactataataactgaaaataaaaatgactgagCAGATCCATTATATGCATagcttgtttaaaatgtttaaaatatatgtcATCTTTCATCAACATTCACACATGAATATGATACTTTCctagtaaaattatatatatatatatatatatgttgtgggttcgaatctcgatCAAATAAGATCTCTTCATCTGGAAAGTATCTGCTGTGTCtctaaaatgtcagttttagatggattataaatcataaacatattacagacatcttctaaacgtctatttgacatctgattgAAAATGCCTTTTGtatctattatttttatacacTAAAAAAATAGGTCTTGCAGATGTAATGCAGACGTCAAACAGATGTGATGTACGTGTAAACACATCAAGTAGTTAATTTTCGGAATCTGACGTAATCCAGATCAGATGTAATCAGTCACTGATCTAAAAACCTGATTCTCCTTGTTCATCCAGTTTGACCTGTGCACGAGTTTTACACGCAGTAGCACAATCCAACCGATTGAGGACGAGCGCGAGTCTGTTTGCCTTCCCAGCCGAACATAAACCCGGGATGATGGTGTTATTCCGGAATGGCGAACGCTCGCGCGTTGGGATTACACCACCAATAAAGACCGACAGAGCACACATTTTTGGGAAGCAGTGAGAGGACATCAACGCTGACCGTGCATACACCGAGAGACGGACGCGAGAGACGCGGATTCAAGAGCCTGCGGATCAAATGAATGTCTCTGGCCGCCAAACGAGCGTGTGCGAGTCGCCGAGACACGGACAATAATTGCGCCGCGAAAAGAGGACGTTCCGAGGCGGCTTTGTCGCGCCACGCGTGCAGAAGATCGCGAGCGGAACGCGCGGCTCGCCAGTGTTCTACCGCGCGCGCGTGAAGGTGAACGGCCGTCGGAGCCGCGCTCTGCGTGCGGCGCTTGTCCGGTACGCGGCGGCGGGGATGCGCGCCGTGCGGGCCTCGCGTGCACTGGACCGGCGGATTGTCTCGCTGAAAGCACGGGATCGTGTGTGTTTGCGCGTCGCACGGTATTGTTCAGTGAGTGCGTTGAGCGTCAGATGGTGCATGCATGCTGTCACCTCTGGGAACCTTGCTGCTGATTAATCATTTCTATGCACTTTATTTGCGTCCTATCACTGTGTGTTGAGTAGCTGCTCAGCCTTTCTGCTCCTCTTGCATTGCACTGAACTCAGTAGCTCTAAAATACTAGCAGCATCTGACTGTAAATCACCTCGAGTCCCAAAAACACAGCAGTGAAGCCCCAGGATCGCACTCGGACTGATCGAATGGTTTTAAAGCGATCCTAAAGTGGGACGATGACTCAGTCCACAGGAATCTCTTTACTGAAGCTCCAGAGATTAAACAGAAGTGTGGTGTATTGATCCTGCATGCTCCCCTGAGAGAGTCTAGCTCTTATGAAGCTAACAAACACTACGAAGTGACCTTCACTCGGTGTATGTGCACATTAGGAGCTTGTTTATTAAATGGGACGATGCTGGTGAGGAGGATCACTGTGTTTCCCCGAAAGGAACTTTGACCCTTACAGAACTGAAAGGACTAAACTCATCTCGAGGAGTGGGAAGAGGAAATAATACTCACTCCACACTAATGACATGATCTCAGACTGACAGAGAAAACACTAGACTAGTAATCAGACAAACCTGACAGCCATGAGTGTTCGACAGCCGACCTCCACGCTGGATAGGTGAGGCTTTCTGACAACGACCTTTAGACGCACACCGATTCCCCGATAGAACGTAAACATCtcggagacgtctatttgacgtcTGCGTTACATCTTCAAGACGTATTTTgtagagtgtttgctcatctgcaatacgtctacaGCACGTTTCCTATCAGCtgtcaaatagacgtttagaagatgtctttaagatgtttatgagctagaatgcatgtaaaactgacatcttaaagacgtCTACACCGCAGATCTTGcagatgcatgtgtttgtgtgtattgtcTGTGATACCTGACTTTAGTCTATTCCACAATGCAGAATCActtaaaaacaactgttttcagttaCCATGCTTTATTTCCCGCTAGCCACacaatttatttgtttagctAGTGAAATTAGGGCTGTACTGAGTGTGTAGTATCCAGCTGATCACGTGACATCAACATGACGTCCCTCGCGAAAAATAATAAGATACATCAGAAAAAAGTTCTTGGTAGAGCAGTGCCACATTCAGCGATTTTAGCATAAATCCCAGTATAATAAAGAGAGAAATATTAAgatttggaacattttaaataaggagAATTTTACCAAGTTTATGATTAAGTTTTAGGATGGTTCTCGCGAAACTATATTTTCTGCCATTTTTGTTTTCAAGATAAatgaatatatacaatttttgaaaatggagggaaaaaatataattttgtttatagTTTTATGCATGTGTAAGTAAAAAGTCAAGCTGCAGTGCCAAAAAAGACCACACGGTCTACCAATACTAGTCACCTTAACCTGACTATATACGGATTCATTCAGAATTATTAAAgagattaaaagacaaaaaaaaaagtaattataaacATTCAGAATTTGTTGAATGTGGTGACAGAACAAACAATATCGActgatttgtgtttttcagtgCCGATTATTACAGATCAAGTAGACTGATAACCGATATAtattctgtaaaaatacaattaatgtcAAAAGTAAGAGTAACAAATGCtctgacaaacttttttttaaatcattatcagcaatttgattttgaaaatgacCAATAACCATAAAAAGCTTAATATCGGTGCCGATAATCGGTCGACCTTTGTTGAGAACgattgagaaaaaaagtcaccagATTTGCATATACCTTATATTTGAGTATAAATGTGAGATTATCACTGTTATTGAGCCTCTAGACTCTATTTCCCAGACTTTACTGTAGATTTTAGCCGATAGAAGAGGACACACAGGTAAAATCACTGTTTACAGTGAAAACACCAGCTAAATTCAAGGCTTTGTGGGCTTGCAAGGGTAACATTAAGTTCAGACGGTTACTGCCTCCTCAGATCACTGTCTCGTGTCCTCTGTCTAACAATACAGGTTTTTCCATTCGTCCAGTGTGCCTTCGTTTCCTCGTTGCTATTTTTACCGTCTCAGTGCATCAGTTTGTGTCACaactgtgtgttttgtgtttaactGATGAGTCGCTCTGGAGAAGATCACCCATCAGAAGATGCTCTTCGTTAATGTCCacttgtcttgtgtgtgtgtatttctgtttgGTTCTGTCTCAAGATCTTTTGTTTCTCTTTCCCACTGACTTGTTTTTCCTGTGCATCCACTTCCTGTTTGTGTCATGTGACTGCAGGGCAGCCATTAAGAAACAAACACACCTGCCCAGGTATGACGAGTCAAAGTCAAGCCCAACACAAGACATCTGTCAGTCATTAACACAGGTTTCCGCTGGAGTAGTAGTGATGATGATGTTTAAACTGTTGAGTTTTGAGCTGTCAATCACACGAGCCTCTTCCACTATGTGCTTATTTGGGAGGAGTTACACGAGCTCTGAACTCTCTCACACGTCTTTCACTTTCTCACTCAGTTTTACAGTCCACCTCATGTTGAGTATTTGCTCTTTCTTTGTATTTCTCGCTCTTTTTCTTCCATCTGTCTCACTGTAATGTCTTCCTTCTCTCTTTCACGCTTCCTTTTAGTCCTTTTGCTGCTTGGTGAGTTTTCCGGTTTATTTTCATGCTATAATTAGTGGCAGAACAGGATGAAGTTTGTAGattatgtatgttttttgttttgtttatttgtttcttagTTTTTCCAGTTGTGTAATAGCGGTTTAAttaatactgtatgtgtaaaatgcatttttttgtcgCTCGATATTTTAGTTCCCTATTGAAAACACAATATTGGTCAACCACTGTTTTCTAATGCCAGCACTGATGTGAAACTCTGGAACATGTCTGAAATCCTTTTACTTTTTGTTCAGTCTGGTTAAATTCAACtactttcagttttattttgcatCATGCATCAATTATGTTGCATGCATCATTCCCTACTTTGTATTTTTTCTGGTTCTCTCTCCTTATCTCCTGCTCCCTGCTCTCCTAGTTATCTATTTCTCGTCTCATTGATTTTAACATGTGGTTGTCTCAGGTTGAGCAGTTTGACGTTGGGAGACTCGGAGCGCAGGTCTTCTCCCGGCCAGCAGAGGGAGACACTGTCTGATCTCCCCTCGGACAGCGCAGGTGAAGCACAGCTCTCGTATGCAACTGACCACGATCACATGACTTGTTGTTATTGAAAGGTCCTCTGTTTTTGGTTCATAGGGACGGGTTTAGTCCAAAGATGTGTGGTTGTGCAGAGGGACAATCTGGGGTTTGGCTTCACCGTGTGTGGCGAGAGAATCAAACTAGTGCAGAATGTCCGGCCAGGTAATTAATACCTGTAGTAAAGCCCGAGGGTAACACACCTGTAAATGATAAACCGCTTCCAGAAACAAACCTAATGTCTTTGTCCTCACAGGTGGAGCGGCGGTCAAGGCTGGAGTCCAGGAAGGAGACCGAATTATTAAGGTACGCTTTTCCATCGTAAAACAAAAGTGATTGTAATTGAATTAATAGCTAATCTCTTATTTGTCATCTCTGTTTGCGTTTCAGGTCAATGGTTCTTTGGTTTCGTCGATGTCTCATCAGGAAGTGGTGAAAATGATCAAATGTGAGTCTGGCAGCTGTGTGTTTAGTTTGTTGTAGTTGTGAGGAGTGTCTTCACTGACGTTTGTTCTCGTCCTCGGACAGCTGGGACGTATGTGGCGTTGACTCTTCAGGGCCCGCCTCCTTCAGCCGCGTCCATCCCGCTTCAGCCACTCCCCACTGACCCCTTGCCCAATCACAGGACTGCTCCTGGCGAAGCTCCGCCTCCTCCACCAACTCCGCCCACAGGAAGCAGCACCCCGACTCAGAGAATCACAGGACCCAAACCCTTACAGGTGCGCCATGTTTTGAAGCTGTTATTGactatattatagtattattggCGTCCAATCTGCCTTATGGAGTATTACCAGTCAGTATTAAACGCAAATAGACTcaagaactgctctgagagtcatttCATCTTTACTCGCACACAAACTTAAAGGTCTTCtacaacccgccaaaataaaagttcggatttacttgaagaaattatgacagaaatatattattattctacAGCAGAATGtgtttaaagtaataatacattatttttgaaGAAGCATCACACACAATTGTTGTAGCTCTGATtgttaaaattttatttgatttgaagtttttattcattaacGCACAGAATccagataaaaataaaaccgaCAGCACATGATTTGAGAAATTATTGACaccttttattattaacattgtttCACTACAGTTTTGATATATGATTCaattgttaaagtaaaaaaaaaaaaactgaacataattattaaaactgaattgaattaaacCCTTAATATAGATacgaaaaaaatagaaaaaataaaaacttagtaTTAAATAGGAGTATAGAATTGTTGTATTGTTCAAATGAAAATTGTTAATTTTATATGAATTGCGTtgcattaaaccattaaaatataatttttaatatttgtattttaatatttttattgttaatttctaTGAATCTAAACCATTAGGCATTCATgttgattattaaaacattaattaaaatggaaactaaaaataaatatataacaagtATAACAAGCAACACAGATTTTGTCAGGgaaaactataattaaaatataaactatttaaaacacatttcataGGGCACTACTATTGTTCAAATTGTGGTTATATTGTTaaagttttatgatttaattgaTTATCTACATTTAAGTAAAGGGGACGTAACACACAGTTTCtgccaatctcatgttaatcttgagttaTACTCttaacagtgtaaataagtcAGAATGCATGATGGAAAACAGTGCATTTCTGAAATATAAAGCAGGGTTTTTTTATTGATTAGTGAAGTCCTTCATCATTCAGATGTGTCTCTCCTGTTGTCAGGACCCTGAGGTGCAGAAACACGCCACAGAAATC
Proteins encoded:
- the LOC113073238 gene encoding rho guanine nucleotide exchange factor 11-like, which encodes MSVRQPTSTLDRAAIKKQTHLPSPFAAWLSSLTLGDSERRSSPGQQRETLSDLPSDSAGTGLVQRCVVVQRDNLGFGFTVCGERIKLVQNVRPGGAAVKAGVQEGDRIIKVNGSLVSSMSHQEVVKMIKSGTYVALTLQGPPPSAASIPLQPLPTDPLPNHRTAPGEAPPPPPTPPTGSSTPTQRITGPKPLQDPEVQKHATEILRRMLEQEEAELQNLLEEHSRNPSSSLEERIERARRRASQVRVKIQQDVDGTRSEAVASYLTAGEGRLSVDSSEGDLEACESPFSSPSTFRIRRQGSDTLPLRLGKSQIIGPEEEEEEEDGYSINEVRPFTVITVSQS